One Candidatus Poribacteria bacterium genomic window carries:
- a CDS encoding RidA family protein: MKVEQRLEELGVELPEPAVPVANYVTTVQTGNLIFTSGHGPGTGEGPIYKSQLGTDATIEEGYASAREVAIALLSTLKHALGDLDRVKRVVKVVGFVNSAPDFIDQPAVVNGASDFFVEVFGDKGKHARSAVGMVQLPGGIPVEVEMVIEIED, from the coding sequence ATGAAAGTAGAACAAAGGCTTGAAGAATTAGGTGTGGAACTACCAGAACCAGCGGTCCCCGTAGCGAATTACGTTACAACGGTGCAGACCGGCAATCTCATATTTACGTCAGGACACGGACCCGGAACAGGTGAAGGTCCAATCTATAAGAGTCAACTCGGTACCGATGCGACGATTGAAGAAGGCTACGCATCGGCGCGGGAGGTGGCGATCGCCTTATTAAGTACCCTCAAACACGCACTCGGTGATTTGGACAGGGTGAAACGGGTCGTCAAAGTGGTTGGGTTCGTCAATTCAGCACCCGATTTTATCGACCAACCGGCAGTCGTCAACGGCGCATCAGATTTCTTCGTTGAGGTATTTGGCGATAAAGGCAAACATGCGCGCTCCGCAGTCGGCATGGTGCAATTGCCCGGCGGGATCCCCGTTGAAGTTGAAATGGTCATCGAAATTGAGGATTAA